A DNA window from Vigna angularis cultivar LongXiaoDou No.4 chromosome 1, ASM1680809v1, whole genome shotgun sequence contains the following coding sequences:
- the LOC108340179 gene encoding uncharacterized protein LOC108340179 — protein MDSFSFNNLQTEKANAILKYRKLRRVASLLRIIEVCAVLLLVSRFSMQLPVAVRNSGEYFRDLSLFMNSPRFVFLVGNIIIIALFAQFSARGNNVVPEPNLYQEFIQNTTKNQEAVAEYSKKKQRMKTGEANISLEKGYRRCETEILRKKRRRVLRRCETEKGRKKVEGVPVEEVARISCPEDGMTNEEFRRTVEAFIAREQRIRREEDYYLM, from the coding sequence ATGGACTCCTTCAGTTTCAATAACCTCCAAACAGAGAAAGCCAACGCCATCCTCAAATACCGCAAGCTTCGAAGGGTCGCAAGCTTGTTACGCATCATCGAAGTGTGTGCGGTTTTGCTCTTGGTTTCAAGGTTCTCCATGCAGCTTCCGGTTGCAGTGAGAAACTCCGGCGAGTATTTCAGAGACTTGTCACTCTTCATGAACAGTCCTCGCTTTGTCTTCCTCGTCggaaacatcataatcatcgcACTATTCGCTCAGTTCTCCGCTCGGGGTAACAACGTTGTTCCAGAGCCCAATCTGTACCAAGAGTTTATTCAAAATACAACCAAAAACCAAGAAGCTGTGGCAGAGTATAGCAAAAAGAAACAGAGGATGAAAACAGGGGAAGCAAATATCAGTTTGGAAAAAGGTTATAGGAGGTGCGAGACTGAGATTTTGAGGAAGAAACGACGTCGTGTGTTGCGTAGATGCGAGACTGAGAAGGGAAGGAAGAAGGTTGAAGGTGTTCCTGTGGAAGAAGTGGCGCGAATTTCTTGCCCTGAAGATGGAATGACCAACGAGGAGTTTCGTCGCACTGTGGAGGCTTTCATCGCCAGGGAACAGAGGATTCGAAGAGAAGaagattattatttaatgtaa
- the LOC108324425 gene encoding bifunctional dihydrofolate reductase-thymidylate synthase, translating to MASDSFVISNGNGKSEPPPQRSYQAVVIATRDMGISKDGKLPWMLPADLKFFDEITTITSDPGKKNAVVMGRKTWESIPPENRPLPGRLNVVLTRSGSFDIATAENVVICGSVSSAMELLAASPYCLSIEKVFLTGGGEIFREALNAPGCEAAHITEVEASIECDTFMPRVDTSLFQPWYSSFPLVEDNLRYSFTTYVRVRSSPAESLGQNADPVFDNGSDSLNFEVNKFSFLPKFIYERHEEFKYLSLVREIISEGTIKDDRTGTGTLSKFGCQMRFNLRRNFPLITTKKVFWRGVVEELLWFISGSTSAKVLQEKDIHIWDGNASREYLDSIGLREREEGDLGPVYGFQWRHFGAKYTDMHADCSGQGFDQLLDVINKIKHNPDDRRIILSAWNPSDLKLMALPPCHMFAQFYVANGELSCQMYQRSADMGLGVPFNIASYALLTCMIAHVCDLVPGDFSHVIGDAHVYRNHVRPLQEQLQNQPKPFPILKINPKKKDIDSFVAADFKLIGYDSHKKIEMKMAV from the exons ATGGCAAGTGATTCTTTTGTGATTTCCAATGGCAATGGCAAGTCAGAGCCTCCTCCACAGAGGAGTTACCAAGCAGTAGTGATTGCCACCAGAGATATGGGCATTTCTAAGGATGGAAAATTGCCCTGGATGTTACCCGCTGATCTCAAATTTTTTGATGAGATCACTACTATAACATCTGATCCGGGGAAGAAGAATGCCGTTGTGATGGGTAGAAAAACATGGGAGAGTATCCCTCCTGAGAATAGGCCTCTTCCTGGTCGCCTTAACGTTGTTCTGACTCGCTCGGGTAGCTTTGATATTGCAACTGCAGAGAATGTTGTGATATGTGGAAGTGTGTCTTCTGCTATGGAACTTTTGGCTGCTTCTCCATACTGCCTGTCAATTGAGAAAGTATTTCTTACAGGAGGTGGTGAGATATTCag AGAGGCTCTTAATGCACCTGGATGCGAAGCTGCTCATATTACAGAAGTTGAGGCAAGCATTGAGTGTGACACTTTTATGCCTCGAGTTGATACCTCTCTATTCCAGCCATGGTATTCATCATTTCCTTTGGTGGAAGACAACCTCCGCTATTCTTTCACCACTTATGTGCGTGTTAGGAGTTCTCCGGCTGAGTCCCTAGGTCAAAATGCTGATCCAGTTTTTGATAATGGTTCAGACTCTTTAAATTTTGAGGtcaataaattttcttttcttccaaaatTCATTTATGAGAGACATGAGGAATTTAAGTATCTAAGTTTGGTTCGAGAAATTATTTCTGAAGGCACAATTAAGGATGATAGGACAGGGACTGGTACCTTGTCGAAATTTGGCTGCCAG ATGAGGTTTAATCTGCGCAGAAACTTTCCGCTTATAACAACCAAA AAAGTATTTTGGCGAGGGGTTGTTGAGGAGCTTCTTTGGTTTATCAGCGGCTCAACAAGCGCCAAG GTGCTGCAAGAAAAAGACATTCATATCTGGGATGGCAATGCATCTAGAGAATACCTTGATAG CATTGGTTTGAGAGAAAGGGAGGAGGGTGACTTAGGACCTGTTTATGGGTTTCAGTGGAGGCACTTTGGAGCCAA GTATACTGACATGCATGCTGACTGCTCTGGCCAAGGATTTGATCAGCTTCTGGATGTTATTAACAAGATAAAGCATAACCCTGATGATCGACGGATCATTCTTTCAGCTTGGAATCCATCTGATCTTAAATTGATGGCACTTCCCCCCTGCCACATGTTTGCGCAG TTTTACGTAGCAAATGGGGAATTGTCGTGTCAAATGTATCAGCGATCTGCGGACATGGGCCTGGGGGTGCCATTTAATATTGCATCTTATGCTCTCCTGACATGCATGATTGCTCATGTTTGTG ACCTTGTTCCGGGTGATTTTAGTCATGTTATCGGGGATGCACATGTTTACCGCAATCATGTGAGACCTTTGCAGGAACAGCTTCAGAATCAACCAAAACCTTTTCCG ATTTTGAAGATAAACCCAAAGAAGAAAGATATAGATTCCTTTGTTGCTGCCGATTTCAAGCTCATTGGATATGACTCTCACAAGAAGATAGAAATGAAGATGGCTGTTTAG